In Burkholderiales bacterium, the following proteins share a genomic window:
- a CDS encoding TMEM165/GDT1 family protein, with translation MEALLVSTGIVALAEIGDKTQLLSLLLAAKFRRPVPIILGIFVATVANHALAGAVGTWVTHAIGEYAMRWILGFSFIAMAGWMLVPDSPPDEQTKPARFGVFGTTLIAFFLVEMGDKTQIATVALAAQYGAFAMVVAGTTLGMMIANVPAVLLGERATRVLPIRAIHVIAALIFAALGIAVLAGIEVG, from the coding sequence ATGGAAGCTCTCCTCGTCTCCACCGGCATCGTCGCGCTCGCCGAGATCGGCGACAAAACCCAGCTCCTCTCGCTCCTGCTCGCCGCGAAGTTCCGGCGGCCGGTGCCCATCATCCTCGGCATCTTCGTCGCAACCGTCGCCAACCACGCGCTCGCCGGGGCGGTCGGCACGTGGGTCACGCATGCGATCGGCGAATACGCGATGCGCTGGATACTCGGTTTCTCGTTCATCGCGATGGCGGGATGGATGCTCGTGCCCGACAGCCCGCCGGACGAGCAGACGAAGCCCGCGCGCTTCGGCGTCTTCGGCACCACGCTGATCGCGTTCTTCCTCGTCGAGATGGGCGACAAGACTCAGATCGCGACCGTCGCGCTCGCGGCGCAATACGGCGCCTTCGCGATGGTCGTCGCCGGCACGACGCTGGGCATGATGATCGCGAACGTCCCCGCGGTGCTGCTCGGCGAGCGCGCGACCCGAGTGCTGCCGATCCGCGCGATCCACGTCATCGCGGCGCTCATCTTCGCCGCGCTTGGAATAGCGGTGCTCGCCGGCATCGAGGTCGGCTGA
- a CDS encoding tripartite tricarboxylate transporter substrate binding protein, with protein sequence MKRYQALMAIAALAAMPALAQQYPTKPIRYISPYPAGGGNDTLLRILADKVGEQMGQRIIVDNRPGANTIVGTELMVKSPPDGYTFLLIPNTFATNPAFYPKLPYDTVKDVTPVAQVALSPQMIVAHPSFPAKTVKELLAMARTKPGALTYGTSGTGSIGHLAGLLLTSMTGVTLTHVPYKGTAPAVNDLMGGHIPLMVSSMISTLPQVRNGRLKIIALTTAHRAKALPDVPTIAESGVPGYDCTLWYGILAPARTPEAIVRRMNAELGTALKSPDVVEKLSTQAVEPHHTSPEQFAALIRNELGKWDKVIRTSGVKLD encoded by the coding sequence ATGAAACGTTACCAGGCTCTGATGGCGATCGCCGCGCTCGCGGCGATGCCGGCACTCGCTCAGCAATATCCCACCAAGCCCATCCGCTATATCTCGCCTTATCCGGCGGGCGGCGGCAACGACACGCTGCTGCGCATCCTCGCCGACAAGGTCGGCGAGCAGATGGGTCAGCGGATCATCGTCGACAACCGGCCGGGCGCGAACACCATCGTCGGCACCGAGCTCATGGTGAAATCGCCGCCCGACGGCTACACGTTCCTCCTGATACCGAACACCTTCGCGACCAATCCGGCGTTCTATCCGAAGCTGCCGTACGACACCGTCAAGGACGTGACGCCGGTCGCGCAGGTCGCGCTGTCGCCGCAGATGATCGTCGCGCACCCGAGCTTTCCGGCGAAGACCGTGAAGGAGCTGCTCGCGATGGCGCGGACGAAGCCCGGCGCGCTGACCTACGGCACGTCGGGCACCGGCTCGATCGGCCATCTCGCGGGACTGCTGCTGACGAGCATGACCGGTGTTACGCTCACCCACGTGCCTTACAAGGGGACGGCGCCTGCGGTGAACGACCTCATGGGCGGGCACATACCGCTGATGGTGTCGTCGATGATCTCGACGCTGCCGCAGGTGAGGAACGGAAGGCTGAAGATCATCGCGCTCACGACGGCGCACCGCGCGAAAGCGCTGCCGGACGTACCGACGATCGCCGAGTCGGGCGTGCCGGGCTACGACTGCACGCTGTGGTACGGCATCCTCGCGCCCGCGCGCACGCCCGAGGCGATCGTCAGGCGCATGAACGCGGAGCTCGGTACTGCGTTGAAGTCACCCGACGTCGTCGAGAAGCTCTCGACGCAGGCCGTGGAGCCGCATCACACCTCGCCCGAGCAGTTCGCCGCGCTCATCCGCAACGAGCTCGGCAAGTGGGACAAGGTGATCAGGACGTCGGGCGTAAAACTGGACTAG
- a CDS encoding tripartite tricarboxylate transporter substrate binding protein, giving the protein MKARSLVAAVALAAGAVAAHVAHAAQWSPSRPIEFVVHTSPGGGTDTFARAVADMLGREKIYSQPTTVSNRTGGAGGVAFNYVKSKKGDPHVVLGIATGTLLTAASRPELGLGLDNYTPVAFFAMDPQAIAVPADSKFKTMKDLVEAGKREPMSIPAAITSATGSARLFLYLLERETGAKYKFVSFKGGSEATTAVLGGHVPFTPENLSEMMSMVESKKMRVLAVTGEKRLAAVPDTPTLKELGYNIVVGTGRGFAMPAGVSKEAAASMEASLKRVHDSAAWKEFAKRFMYEDTYLNAAQTAEYLAKRREEMAGFLTYISAPAK; this is encoded by the coding sequence ATGAAAGCTCGAAGTCTCGTTGCCGCCGTCGCTCTCGCAGCCGGTGCAGTCGCCGCGCACGTCGCCCACGCGGCGCAGTGGTCTCCGTCGCGTCCCATCGAGTTCGTCGTGCACACGTCTCCGGGCGGAGGCACCGACACGTTCGCTCGCGCGGTCGCCGACATGCTCGGCCGCGAGAAGATCTACTCGCAGCCGACGACGGTCTCCAACCGCACCGGCGGCGCGGGCGGCGTCGCGTTCAACTACGTCAAGAGCAAGAAAGGCGATCCGCACGTGGTGCTCGGCATCGCCACCGGCACGCTGCTCACCGCGGCGAGCCGGCCCGAGCTCGGGCTCGGGCTCGACAACTACACGCCGGTCGCGTTCTTCGCGATGGACCCGCAGGCGATCGCGGTGCCGGCCGATTCGAAGTTCAAGACGATGAAAGACCTCGTCGAAGCGGGCAAGCGCGAGCCGATGAGCATTCCCGCGGCGATCACGTCCGCGACCGGCAGCGCGCGGCTCTTCCTCTATCTCCTCGAGCGTGAGACCGGCGCGAAGTACAAGTTCGTGTCGTTCAAGGGCGGCTCCGAAGCGACGACCGCGGTGCTCGGCGGCCACGTGCCGTTCACGCCCGAGAACCTGTCGGAGATGATGTCGATGGTCGAGTCGAAGAAGATGCGCGTGCTCGCGGTGACCGGCGAGAAGCGCCTGGCGGCGGTGCCCGATACGCCGACGCTGAAAGAGCTCGGCTACAACATCGTCGTCGGTACCGGCCGCGGGTTCGCGATGCCGGCGGGCGTGTCCAAGGAAGCGGCCGCGTCGATGGAAGCGTCGTTGAAGCGCGTGCACGACAGCGCGGCGTGGAAGGAATTCGCGAAGCGCTTCATGTACGAGGACACGTACCTCAACGCCGCGCAGACCGCGGAGTATCTCGCCAAGCGGCGCGAGGAGATGGCGGGGTTCCTGACATATATCAGCGCCCCCGCGAAGTAA
- a CDS encoding tripartite tricarboxylate transporter substrate binding protein: MKKTVAVLLALACAPALAAETYPSKPIRLIIPFPPGGATDALGRNVVQRLTETLKQPIIADNRAGASGILGLDLASKAPPDGYALVIGQAGNLAINLALMGKLPYDPVNAFTPITLLATTPNVLVVHPSMPVKSVRDLVALARSKPGQINYASSGIGSPGHITAARFAIAAKISMVHIPFKGAGPALIDVLAGNSHLYFTSPISAQPFVNSGRLRYVAVASAKRSPQMPNVPTMAESGFPEVESTSWWGLMGPANLPKDIVERLHAETVKLLNSAEVKKRLAAEGADAAPTTPAEFSALIKSEIVKWANLVKVTGVKLE; the protein is encoded by the coding sequence ATGAAGAAGACAGTCGCAGTATTACTCGCGCTCGCATGCGCTCCGGCGCTCGCAGCCGAAACCTATCCCTCCAAACCCATCCGTCTCATCATTCCGTTCCCGCCGGGCGGCGCGACCGACGCGCTCGGCCGCAACGTCGTGCAGCGGCTTACGGAAACGCTGAAGCAGCCGATCATCGCGGACAACCGCGCCGGCGCGAGCGGCATCCTCGGGCTCGACCTTGCGTCCAAGGCGCCGCCGGACGGCTACGCGCTCGTCATCGGACAGGCGGGCAATCTCGCGATCAACCTCGCGCTGATGGGCAAGCTGCCCTACGACCCGGTGAATGCGTTCACGCCGATCACGCTGCTCGCGACGACGCCGAACGTGCTCGTGGTGCATCCGTCGATGCCGGTGAAATCGGTCAGGGACCTCGTCGCGCTGGCGCGCTCGAAGCCCGGGCAGATCAACTACGCGTCGTCGGGCATCGGCAGCCCGGGACACATCACCGCGGCGCGGTTCGCCATCGCGGCGAAGATCAGCATGGTGCACATCCCGTTCAAAGGCGCGGGACCGGCGCTGATCGACGTGCTGGCGGGCAACTCGCATCTCTATTTCACCTCGCCGATCTCGGCGCAGCCGTTCGTGAACTCGGGCCGGCTGCGCTACGTCGCGGTCGCGAGCGCGAAACGCTCGCCGCAGATGCCCAACGTGCCGACGATGGCCGAATCGGGCTTTCCCGAAGTCGAGTCGACGTCGTGGTGGGGCCTCATGGGACCGGCTAACCTGCCGAAGGACATCGTCGAGCGCCTCCACGCCGAGACGGTGAAGCTCCTCAACAGCGCCGAAGTGAAGAAGCGCCTCGCTGCCGAAGGCGCCGACGCCGCCCCGACCACGCCGGCGGAGTTCTCGGCGTTGATCAAGTCGGAGATCGTGAAGTGGGCGAACCTGGTGAAGGTCACCGGGGTGAAGTTGGAATAG
- a CDS encoding CHRD domain-containing protein, translating to MKITQTLKTSAAALATALLIAGCAGMGGGAASVALSGSQEVPPVNSAGSGTGTVSVAEDRTVTAKITTQGVNGVAAHIHEGAAGANGPVIVPMEKTADNTWTSKPGQKLTEAQYEAYKAGRTYFNVHTPQHKGGEIRGQIRP from the coding sequence ATGAAGATCACACAAACGCTCAAAACGTCCGCGGCGGCGCTCGCCACCGCGCTGCTGATCGCAGGATGCGCTGGAATGGGCGGCGGTGCGGCGAGCGTTGCGCTCAGCGGCTCGCAGGAAGTGCCGCCGGTGAACAGCGCGGGCTCGGGCACCGGCACGGTCAGCGTGGCCGAAGACCGCACCGTCACCGCGAAGATCACGACGCAGGGCGTCAACGGCGTCGCGGCGCACATCCACGAAGGCGCCGCCGGCGCGAACGGCCCGGTGATCGTGCCGATGGAGAAGACCGCCGACAACACCTGGACGTCGAAGCCGGGTCAGAAGCTGACCGAAGCCCAGTACGAGGCCTACAAAGCCGGCCGCACCTACTTCAACGTGCACACCCCGCAGCACAAGGGCGGCGAGATCCGCGGCCAGATCCGTCCCTGA
- a CDS encoding cupin domain-containing protein, whose protein sequence is MTTKPVRRIVTVDDEQGQSVAISDGPSPDVRTDPARPGYSSTRIWVTDRTPARVRVRETLETPHTLEPPAGGSVCRVVTFPPEDSYRVEPRDVQAFFAAMGSPRASVEGPHPYMQQTRTLDFCLVLGGEITLVLDTGEVALKAGDTVVQRGTRHAWSNRSGKPCTIAFSSHDGAFQE, encoded by the coding sequence ATGACGACTAAGCCCGTTCGACGCATCGTCACGGTCGACGACGAGCAAGGCCAATCGGTCGCGATCAGCGACGGACCGTCACCCGACGTGCGGACCGATCCCGCGCGTCCCGGCTATTCGTCGACGCGCATCTGGGTCACCGATCGCACGCCGGCGCGCGTGCGGGTGCGCGAAACGCTCGAGACGCCGCACACGCTCGAGCCGCCGGCCGGCGGGTCGGTGTGCCGCGTCGTGACCTTTCCTCCCGAGGACAGCTACAGGGTCGAGCCACGCGACGTCCAGGCGTTCTTCGCGGCCATGGGCTCTCCGCGCGCATCCGTCGAGGGTCCGCACCCGTATATGCAGCAGACGCGCACGCTCGATTTCTGCCTCGTGCTGGGAGGGGAGATCACGCTCGTGCTGGACACGGGGGAAGTCGCGCTGAAAGCCGGCGATACGGTCGTGCAGCGGGGCACGCGGCACGCGTGGAGCAACCGCTCGGGTAAACCTTGCACGATCGCGTTCTCGTCGCACGACGGCGCGTTCCAGGAATAA